A stretch of DNA from Senegalia massiliensis:
TTCATTGTGCACCACTTGCACATAAGACAATAGGGACATTAGAAAGGGGAGCTGTAAGATTTAGTATTGGTCCTTTTAATACTAAAGAAGATATAGCTAAAACCCTAAAAGCAATAAAGCAAATAGCTCATGAAGCAACTTGTGATTAAACTAGGGGAAGGAAGAAGAGTATGGATAGTATTTTAGAGATGTTAAGTTTATATAGAAGTCAAGTACTGCTTGGACTTATATTATTTTCTTTGCTATTATTTTTATTGTTTTTAATACAAGAATACAGAGTATCAAAATTAAAGAAAAAATATAAAACATTATTAGTGGGAAACGATGGGAAAAACTTAGAAGAAATTTTATTTAAAAATATAGATATGATAGATAGTATGAAGTTAAAAATAAAGGGTTTAGATGAAAAGTCAGATTTACTAAATGAAAAAGTAAAGAGCTCTATACAAAAAGTTGGTATGATAAGATATAATGCATTTGATGATATGGGTAGTGATTTGAGCTTTTCGGTAGCCCTATTAGATGAAAATGATACTGGACTTGTAATATCTAATTTATATGGTAGGAATGAATCTATAGGCTATGGAAAACCTGTTATTAATGGTGAATCTGAATATAAATTGTCTATTGAAGAAATACAAGCAATAGATAGAGCAAAACGAAAAGCTCTTTATATGGAAGATAAAGTGAGAAGGGCTACTAGGTAAAGTATAAAATGAAAATCGCATTTATAATAAATCCAGTAGCAGGTAGAAACAGAAAAAAAGATATAGTTCCTATAATTAAAAACAAATTTAAAAATATAGATTATAAATATATTATAACTCATACTAAAGATATAGATGATGCAAGATTAATAACAATGAAATACTTAAAACAAGATTATAAAATAATAGTTGCTATAGGTGGAGATGGAACAGTAAGAGAAGTAGCTAGTGGAATAAAAGAAATGAATAAAGGAATACTTGGAATTATACCAATGGGTACAGGAAATGATTTAGCTAGAACATTAAATATACCTTTAAGTCCAGATAAAGCATTAGATAGAATATTAGATCATAATATTAGAAATATTAATATTGCAAAGGTAGAACAAAACAAATTTTTAAATGTAGCAAGTATAGGTATTGATGCTGAAATAGTAAAAAATACGAGAATATTTAAAGGTCTATTTAAAGGCAAATTAGCTTATACTTTAGGTGTTCTAAGAACTCTTTTTATATTTAAACCTAAAAGTGTGACTATTAAATATGATGATATTGAAAAAAATGAAAAGGTATTATTAGTAGCTGTAGCAAATGGTAATTATTATGGTGGTGGAATGATGATATCACCTAATTCTAAAATAGATGACAATCAGTTAGATATTTGTATAATAAAAAATATATCAAAAATAAAATTATTATTTTTATTTCCATCTGTTTATAATGGCAAACATGGTAAATATAAAAAATATGTAAAGTTTATAAGTGCAAACTCTTTAAAAATATATTCA
This window harbors:
- a CDS encoding DUF4446 family protein; the encoded protein is MDSILEMLSLYRSQVLLGLILFSLLLFLLFLIQEYRVSKLKKKYKTLLVGNDGKNLEEILFKNIDMIDSMKLKIKGLDEKSDLLNEKVKSSIQKVGMIRYNAFDDMGSDLSFSVALLDENDTGLVISNLYGRNESIGYGKPVINGESEYKLSIEEIQAIDRAKRKALYMEDKVRRATR
- a CDS encoding diacylglycerol/lipid kinase family protein — protein: MKIAFIINPVAGRNRKKDIVPIIKNKFKNIDYKYIITHTKDIDDARLITMKYLKQDYKIIVAIGGDGTVREVASGIKEMNKGILGIIPMGTGNDLARTLNIPLSPDKALDRILDHNIRNINIAKVEQNKFLNVASIGIDAEIVKNTRIFKGLFKGKLAYTLGVLRTLFIFKPKSVTIKYDDIEKNEKVLLVAVANGNYYGGGMMISPNSKIDDNQLDICIIKNISKIKLLFLFPSVYNGKHGKYKKYVKFISANSLKIYSKEKIFLNVDGDILEKKGLIQFDLYNKNIKVIV